The proteins below come from a single Drosophila kikkawai strain 14028-0561.14 chromosome 3R, DkikHiC1v2, whole genome shotgun sequence genomic window:
- the LOC121503260 gene encoding uncharacterized protein, producing the protein MYDGVLRLPLPPGCEVVGFADDNALVTVEKHLTEGVLISIRKIVKKVSFRVGSTIIESTPVIKYLGVMNDHRLNFKTHLENAAAKASKPTAAISRMMANNRGPKQHSKRLIATVVTSTILYAAPIWAEAMQR; encoded by the coding sequence ATGTACGACGGGGTTCTCAGACTGCCATTACCCCCTGGCTGCGAGGTAGTGGGGTTCGCTGATGACAATGCActggtcacggtggagaagcacctTACCGAAGGAGTGCTCATAAGCATCAGAAAAATAGTAAAGAAGGTGAGCTTCAGGGTCGGCTCGACTATCATCGAGTCCACCCCGGTGATCAAGTACCTGGGAGTCATGAACGACCACAGGCTGAACTTCAAGACCCACCTGGAAAacgcagcggccaaggcatCCAAACCTACTGCTGCCATctcgaggatgatggccaacaacCGCGGCCCCAAGCAGCATAGCAAGCGACTGATAGCGACAGTGGTGACCTCGACCATCCTGTATGCCGCGCCAATATGGGCTGAAGCCATGCAGAGATAG